In Sphingobacteriaceae bacterium, the following are encoded in one genomic region:
- a CDS encoding Rv1355c family protein: MEEFDKKIKELKEIGMLKTDSFRPLFFNIRDSVQKSQLLEVLNTPGLEVVDFIYGQLKEYIKLKHPSVKLTVDEIDLKVKEHLGKTSLTEYGVWVYYPWNNKLIHILDRDEYISVRTNRNHYKITPDEEQLLFKKKIGIIGLSVGKAIAMTIATERICGELVLADFDEIELSNLNRIQTGVQNFGIKKTIVVAREIAEIDPYLKVTCYHEGLSEENIDDFFSKDGKLDICIEVCDGLLAKIRARQKAKQLGVAVVMNSSDRGTTDIERYDLNPKLPILHGLIDHLDLEKLKNAKTNEEKVPYLLPMLGVETSSPRLKASMLEIEQTITTWPQLASGVVLGGAICADVCRRILLNTFKNSGRYFLDIEDNINNEKEDFITYAKRIKPKQTEQIPKTELKEFENDLKEIKAQLSKNQVNDCVDLSKKEIEELVSLAITAPSGGNIQPWKWHYTNKHILLFNDPRRSKTILNYNNSANLISYGAALYNLLLASLKLGYHLNCNIFPIGQQSNLIASTYLTKSSNKLSETEQSLFEAIPKRITNRIIDFNQNLVPEEISNLKMGLNFNKIKFKIISDKQALNSVKETLGSINRLFLLTKNGHAQFNNEIRWSEDTAMLTRDGVELKTIDLTPTEQAGLYVSKDWEVMNYLNKWNLGNGLSKLIHKSIDSCSAIGVLTAYETTGYSFIEAGKTLQRIWLNATLYNISLQPISISTFLSLRINDNQKEGIEDIYNDLKVETNRLRNIFQLQENVHALFIFRLYKTEKVTAKSLRLPIEDVLIYE; encoded by the coding sequence TTGGAAGAATTTGACAAAAAAATCAAAGAATTAAAAGAAATCGGAATGTTAAAAACAGATTCGTTTCGTCCTCTTTTTTTTAACATTCGTGATTCGGTACAAAAATCGCAGCTGCTTGAAGTATTAAACACACCCGGATTAGAAGTGGTGGATTTTATATACGGACAGCTAAAGGAATACATTAAACTAAAACATCCATCGGTTAAACTAACAGTAGATGAAATTGATTTAAAAGTCAAAGAACATCTTGGCAAAACCAGTTTAACAGAATATGGAGTTTGGGTGTATTATCCCTGGAACAATAAATTAATTCACATACTTGATCGTGATGAATATATTTCGGTTAGAACAAATAGAAATCATTACAAAATAACGCCGGATGAAGAACAGTTATTATTTAAAAAGAAAATCGGTATTATAGGATTATCGGTGGGTAAAGCAATTGCCATGACTATTGCCACTGAAAGAATTTGCGGAGAATTGGTATTGGCAGATTTTGATGAAATAGAATTATCCAATTTAAACAGAATACAAACCGGTGTCCAAAATTTCGGAATAAAGAAAACAATAGTTGTAGCGCGCGAAATAGCCGAGATTGATCCTTATTTAAAAGTGACTTGTTATCACGAAGGATTGAGTGAAGAAAACATCGATGATTTTTTTAGCAAAGACGGAAAGCTGGACATTTGCATTGAAGTTTGTGACGGTTTACTTGCCAAAATCAGAGCCAGACAAAAAGCCAAACAATTGGGCGTTGCCGTGGTAATGAATTCAAGCGACCGGGGTACAACAGATATTGAACGATACGACTTAAATCCTAAGTTACCCATATTGCATGGATTAATTGATCATCTGGATTTGGAGAAACTTAAAAATGCAAAAACCAATGAAGAAAAGGTTCCGTATTTGCTGCCCATGCTGGGTGTTGAAACCTCCTCTCCCCGACTTAAAGCATCGATGCTGGAGATAGAACAAACCATTACTACCTGGCCTCAATTAGCGAGCGGCGTGGTATTAGGAGGAGCCATATGCGCTGATGTTTGTCGAAGAATTTTATTAAATACTTTTAAAAATTCGGGAAGATATTTTTTGGACATTGAAGATAACATCAATAATGAGAAAGAAGATTTTATCACATACGCTAAAAGAATAAAACCTAAACAAACAGAACAAATTCCAAAAACTGAATTAAAGGAATTTGAAAACGACTTAAAAGAAATTAAAGCTCAACTGTCCAAAAATCAGGTAAACGATTGTGTTGATTTAAGTAAAAAGGAAATTGAGGAGTTGGTAAGTTTAGCCATTACGGCTCCTTCCGGCGGTAATATTCAGCCTTGGAAATGGCATTATACTAATAAACACATTCTGCTTTTTAATGATCCAAGACGTAGTAAAACAATACTTAATTATAATAATTCGGCAAATTTAATTTCTTATGGAGCAGCTCTGTATAATTTATTACTAGCTTCACTAAAATTAGGTTACCATTTAAATTGTAATATTTTTCCTATTGGTCAACAATCAAATTTAATTGCGTCAACTTATCTTACAAAAAGTAGTAATAAATTAAGTGAAACAGAGCAATCTTTATTTGAAGCTATACCAAAAAGAATCACTAACCGAATAATAGATTTTAATCAAAATTTAGTTCCTGAAGAAATTTCCAATTTAAAAATGGGACTTAACTTTAACAAAATAAAGTTTAAAATTATATCGGATAAACAAGCATTAAATTCCGTTAAGGAAACTTTAGGATCAATTAATCGACTTTTTTTACTCACCAAAAATGGGCACGCACAATTCAATAATGAAATCAGATGGTCAGAAGATACTGCCATGCTAACTAGAGATGGCGTAGAATTAAAAACGATTGACCTTACTCCTACCGAGCAGGCGGGGCTTTATGTTTCAAAAGATTGGGAAGTGATGAATTATTTAAACAAGTGGAATTTAGGCAACGGATTATCTAAATTAATTCACAAATCAATCGATTCCTGTTCGGCCATTGGCGTATTAACTGCATACGAAACCACAGGTTATTCATTTATTGAAGCTGGAAAAACACTTCAGCGTATTTGGTTAAATGCTACTTTATATAATATTAGCTTACAACCTATATCTATATCAACATTTTTATCATTACGAATTAATGATAATCAAAAAGAAGGAATAGAAGATATTTATAATGATTTAAAAGTAGAAACTAACAGACTTAGGAATATATTTCAGTTACAAGAAAACGTACATGCCTTATTTATTTTTAGACTTTATAAAACGGAAAAAGTTACCGCTAAATCTTTACGCTTACCTATTGAGGATGTATTGATATATGAATAA
- a CDS encoding OmpA family protein, which produces MKKLVLISFAFFLVSRVFGQADIKLYAKYDFIPGDKIIFEDNIHDETVGEFPSRWKLIYGSAEVMKKDSNYVIAYLANAEIMPNMKTPAFLPVQFTIEFDLFFYNKYNEAFYVVFDKIGKLDIRRQKISIKSFSGENNPQKADGWHHVAIAFNNKKMKVYFDEKKVLNIPDMGDLPTKFSISALSFGVKDGNPAIIKNIRLAEGGMPLYKRLMADGKIITRGILFDTGKSSIKPESMGVINEVAKMLQENATLKLSIEGHTDSDGEAKANQTLSEKRSAEVKRILVELGIDAARLETKGFGASKPINPNKSVEDKANNRRVEFIKL; this is translated from the coding sequence ATGAAAAAACTAGTTCTAATCTCATTCGCATTCTTTTTAGTAAGTCGAGTTTTTGGGCAAGCGGATATAAAACTTTACGCTAAATACGATTTTATACCCGGTGATAAAATTATTTTTGAAGATAATATTCATGATGAAACTGTTGGTGAATTTCCTTCCCGCTGGAAATTGATTTATGGATCGGCCGAAGTGATGAAAAAGGACAGCAATTATGTAATTGCTTATCTGGCGAATGCGGAAATTATGCCTAACATGAAAACGCCGGCATTTTTACCCGTGCAATTTACCATTGAGTTTGATTTATTTTTTTATAATAAGTATAACGAAGCCTTTTATGTGGTTTTTGATAAAATCGGCAAACTGGATATCAGAAGACAAAAAATAAGTATTAAATCATTTTCCGGTGAAAACAATCCGCAAAAAGCAGATGGTTGGCATCATGTAGCCATTGCTTTTAATAATAAAAAAATGAAAGTTTATTTTGATGAAAAAAAAGTATTAAACATACCGGATATGGGAGATTTGCCTACTAAATTTTCTATTTCCGCTTTAAGTTTTGGGGTGAAAGACGGAAATCCGGCCATCATAAAAAATATTCGTCTGGCCGAAGGAGGCATGCCTTTGTACAAAAGATTAATGGCCGACGGAAAAATAATTACCCGCGGCATTTTATTTGATACCGGTAAAAGTTCCATCAAACCCGAATCCATGGGTGTGATAAATGAAGTGGCCAAAATGTTGCAGGAAAATGCCACGCTAAAACTCAGCATTGAAGGACACACGGATAGTGATGGAGAAGCAAAAGCCAATCAAACCCTTTCAGAAAAAAGAAGCGCGGAAGTCAAAAGAATTTTAGTAGAATTGGGCATTGATGCAGCTCGTTTAGAAACCAAAGGATTTGGAGCATCCAAACCAATTAACCCAAACAAATCCGTCGAAGATAAAGCCAACAATCGCAGAGTAGAGTTTATTAAGTTGTAA
- a CDS encoding response regulator, translating into MQEEINVLYVDDEENNLIAFKASFRRDFNIFTALSAKEAETILDNNLIHVLITDQRMPEALGTELLAKYAMKFPDQVRILLTGFADIEALKDAVNTGRIFRYVEKPWNEGELKKTIQDSFQVYQIKKAQDDFNKKVLLTNEQLEFMLRQKLLD; encoded by the coding sequence ATGCAAGAGGAAATAAATGTTTTGTACGTTGATGATGAGGAAAATAACCTCATTGCTTTTAAAGCATCTTTCCGCCGTGATTTTAATATTTTTACGGCATTATCTGCTAAAGAGGCTGAAACTATTTTAGATAATAATTTAATTCATGTGCTCATTACGGATCAACGAATGCCCGAAGCATTGGGAACAGAATTGCTTGCTAAGTACGCAATGAAATTTCCGGATCAGGTGCGCATTTTATTAACCGGCTTTGCTGATATTGAAGCTTTAAAAGATGCTGTGAATACCGGAAGAATTTTCAGGTACGTTGAAAAACCATGGAATGAGGGGGAGTTAAAAAAAACAATCCAGGATTCCTTTCAGGTTTACCAAATTAAAAAAGCTCAGGATGATTTTAATAAAAAAGTATTGCTAACTAACGAACAGTTAGAATTTATGCTCCGTCAGAAATTATTGGATTAA